From the genome of Nocardia sp. NBC_01503, one region includes:
- the ettA gene encoding energy-dependent translational throttle protein EttA yields the protein MAEFIYQMIKVRKAHGDKVVLDNVTLNFLPGAKIGVVGPNGAGKSSVLKIMAGLDQPNNGEAWLAPGATVGILMQEPELNEDKTVRGNVEEGLGEVKVKLDRYNEVAELMGVEYTDELMEEMGQLQEYLDHADAWDVDSQLEQAMDALRCPPPDEPVTNLSGGERRRVALCKLLLSKPDLLLLDEPTNHLDAESVLWLEQFLANYPGAVLAVTHDRYFLDNVAEWILELDRGRTFPYEGNYSTYLEKKAERLEVQGKKDQKLQKRLKDELAWVRSGAKARQAKNKARLGRYEEMAAEADKMRKLDFEEIQIPAGPRLGSIVVEVANLDKGFGDRQLIKDLSFTLPRNGIVGVIGPNGVGKSTLFKTIVGLENPDSGTVRVGETVKLSYVDQNRAGIDPNKNVWQVVSEGLDFIQVGNQEMPSRAYVSAFGFKGPDQQKPAGVLSGGERNRLNLALTLKQGGNLILLDEPTNDLDVETLGSLENALETFPGCAVVISHDRWFLDRTCTHILAWEGNDDNEAAWFWFEGNFEAYEANKIERMGPEAARPHRVTHRKLTRD from the coding sequence ATGGCTGAGTTCATTTACCAGATGATTAAGGTTCGAAAGGCGCATGGCGACAAGGTCGTGCTCGACAATGTGACCTTGAACTTCCTTCCGGGCGCGAAGATCGGTGTGGTCGGCCCGAACGGCGCCGGTAAGTCGAGCGTTCTGAAGATCATGGCGGGACTGGACCAGCCGAACAACGGTGAAGCCTGGCTCGCGCCGGGAGCGACCGTGGGCATCCTCATGCAGGAGCCCGAGCTCAATGAGGACAAGACCGTTCGCGGCAATGTCGAGGAGGGCCTCGGCGAGGTCAAGGTCAAGCTCGACCGCTACAACGAGGTCGCCGAGCTCATGGGTGTCGAGTACACCGACGAGCTCATGGAGGAGATGGGCCAGCTGCAGGAGTACCTGGACCACGCCGATGCCTGGGATGTCGATTCCCAGCTCGAGCAGGCCATGGACGCACTGCGCTGCCCGCCGCCGGACGAGCCGGTCACCAACCTCTCCGGTGGTGAGCGCCGTCGTGTCGCGCTGTGCAAGCTGCTGCTGAGCAAGCCCGATCTGCTGCTGCTCGATGAGCCCACCAACCACCTCGACGCCGAATCGGTGCTGTGGCTGGAGCAGTTCCTGGCCAACTACCCGGGCGCCGTCCTGGCCGTCACCCACGACCGGTACTTCCTCGACAATGTCGCGGAGTGGATCCTCGAGCTCGATCGCGGCCGCACATTCCCGTACGAGGGCAACTACTCCACCTACCTGGAGAAGAAGGCCGAGCGCCTCGAGGTGCAGGGCAAGAAGGACCAGAAGCTGCAGAAGCGCCTCAAGGACGAGCTGGCCTGGGTCCGCTCGGGTGCCAAGGCACGCCAGGCCAAGAACAAGGCGCGTCTGGGCCGCTACGAGGAGATGGCCGCCGAGGCGGACAAGATGCGCAAGTTGGACTTCGAGGAGATTCAGATCCCCGCGGGTCCGCGCCTGGGCAGCATCGTGGTCGAGGTCGCGAATCTGGACAAGGGCTTCGGCGATCGCCAGCTCATCAAGGATCTCTCGTTCACCCTGCCGCGCAACGGCATTGTCGGCGTCATCGGTCCGAACGGTGTCGGTAAGTCGACGCTCTTCAAGACCATCGTCGGACTGGAGAATCCGGACAGCGGCACCGTGCGCGTCGGCGAGACAGTCAAGCTGAGCTACGTCGACCAGAACCGTGCGGGCATCGACCCGAACAAGAACGTCTGGCAGGTGGTCTCCGAGGGCTTGGACTTCATCCAGGTCGGCAATCAGGAGATGCCCTCCCGCGCATACGTTTCCGCATTCGGCTTCAAGGGGCCGGATCAGCAGAAGCCGGCGGGTGTGCTGTCCGGTGGTGAGCGCAACCGCCTGAATCTCGCGCTCACGCTCAAGCAGGGTGGAAACCTGATCCTGCTCGACGAGCCCACCAACGACCTCGATGTCGAGACCCTGGGTTCGCTGGAGAACGCGCTGGAGACCTTCCCGGGCTGCGCCGTGGTCATCTCCCACGATCGCTGGTTCCTGGATCGCACCTGCACGCACATCCTGGCGTGGGAAGGCAATGACGACAACGAGGCCGCGTGGTTCTGGTTCGAGGGCAACTTCGAAGCCTATGAGGCCAACAAGATCGAGCGCATGGGTCCGGAGGCGGCGCGTCCGCACCGCGTCACCCACCGCAAGTTGACTCGCGACTGA
- a CDS encoding single-stranded DNA-binding protein, which yields MYEANTAVIGRVVTHPSRRALPNGEQVLSFRLASTTRRYDAASGEWVDGGTLYLTVTCWRKLVEGVEASLQRGDPIIAYGQLRSNEYTTRDGMERNDLEMRATALGPDLGRCTAPVLRKHFGHNDRPEASPQPPTDADRAGEPATQHS from the coding sequence ATGTACGAGGCGAATACCGCGGTAATCGGCAGGGTGGTCACCCATCCCAGTCGCCGGGCGCTGCCCAATGGCGAACAGGTGCTCAGCTTCCGGCTGGCCAGCACCACCCGCCGATATGATGCCGCTAGCGGGGAGTGGGTCGATGGTGGCACGCTGTATTTGACGGTAACCTGCTGGCGCAAACTCGTGGAGGGTGTCGAGGCGTCGTTGCAGCGCGGTGATCCGATCATCGCCTACGGTCAACTCCGCTCGAATGAGTACACCACCCGAGACGGTATGGAGCGCAACGATCTCGAGATGCGCGCCACAGCCCTCGGCCCCGACCTGGGCCGTTGCACCGCCCCGGTGCTGCGTAAACACTTCGGCCACAACGACCGCCCCGAAGCGTCGCCACAGCCGCCCACCGATGCCGACCGCGCCGGAGAACCGGCAACTCAACACAGTTAG
- a CDS encoding threonine/serine dehydratase — protein sequence MSDVAQATRNNKRLYRSDVRRARRLLHGQTRKTPVFHTEIMGPRGQIPVSLKLEHLQHGGTFKVRGCLNALLRADAGVEHVVIASGGNAGIAAALASAVRGLSCTVVVPESAPHTKVAAMWSHGAEVLWHGTTYAEAHRYACQLARERGAMQLHAYDLPAIVAGAGVVGLEIEEQVRGRPPVLVAVGGGGLVAGIAVALGLRGRVIGVEPQGAPTLNRAIAAGRPVDVDVSSVASDALGANRIGDIAMEVAQRYAVRSLLVSDDAIVMAREYLWREFRIVVEPAGATALAAIQSGVYVPAAGERPVVVLCGANTDLATL from the coding sequence GTGAGTGACGTCGCCCAGGCGACCCGGAACAACAAGCGGCTCTATCGATCCGATGTGCGGCGTGCGCGCCGCCTGCTGCACGGCCAGACCCGCAAGACACCGGTATTCCACACCGAGATCATGGGCCCGCGCGGTCAGATACCGGTCAGTTTGAAGCTCGAGCATCTGCAGCACGGCGGGACCTTCAAGGTGCGCGGCTGCCTGAACGCGCTGCTGCGGGCGGATGCGGGAGTCGAGCATGTGGTGATCGCCTCCGGCGGCAACGCGGGGATCGCCGCGGCGCTGGCGAGTGCGGTGCGCGGACTCTCCTGCACGGTGGTGGTGCCCGAATCCGCACCGCATACCAAGGTCGCGGCCATGTGGTCGCACGGGGCCGAAGTGCTGTGGCACGGAACGACTTACGCGGAGGCGCATCGATACGCCTGCCAGCTCGCCCGCGAGCGCGGGGCGATGCAGTTGCACGCCTATGACCTGCCCGCCATTGTGGCCGGGGCGGGCGTGGTCGGACTGGAGATCGAGGAGCAGGTGCGCGGTCGTCCGCCGGTGCTGGTGGCGGTCGGCGGCGGTGGACTGGTCGCCGGAATCGCGGTGGCACTGGGGCTGCGCGGCCGGGTGATCGGGGTGGAGCCGCAGGGTGCGCCGACGCTGAATCGGGCGATCGCGGCGGGGCGGCCGGTGGATGTCGATGTTTCGAGTGTGGCCTCGGATGCGCTGGGGGCCAATCGGATCGGCGATATCGCCATGGAGGTCGCACAGCGGTACGCGGTGCGATCACTGCTGGTCAGCGATGACGCGATCGTGATGGCGCGGGAGTATCTGTGGCGTGAGTTCCGGATCGTGGTGGAGCCCGCCGGTGCGACGGCGCTGGCCGCGATCCAGAGCGGGGTCTATGTCCCGGCGGCGGGGGAGCGTCCGGTTGTCGTATTGTGCGGTGCGAATACCGATCTCGCGACGCTGTAG
- a CDS encoding cytochrome c oxidase assembly protein has translation MSSPQDSPTATAVQANRSGSGGTYAVVAAMGGAVAAVVAALVVGLSASQALSLLGIPDPGPLTTYGLPAVRAIADLAAALTIGSLLFAAFFVPPQANGLLDVGGYRALRRAGYAALAWAGAAALLVPLTLSDTTGQPLLDSLRPEAVWSATAQVDVAGSWRFTVFMVLAVAVGCRLVLRWGWTPVLLALATLSLLPVALTGHSSAGGAHDLATNSLILHLVSMCLWVGGLYAVLAYALRDGEYTALAAHRFSKVATVSYAVIAISGVVNAFVRVSWSELFDTTYGRLILAKAAALIVLGVIGFAQRRRALPALEENPSDRRALIRFASVEVLTFAATVGLAVGLGRTPPPELLTVPSPAEVEIGYNLAGPPTAARFAFDWRFDLIFGSLAIVLAVLYAVGVRRLRARGDAWPVGRIIAWMSGCLVLLIATSSGVGRYAPAMFSVHMAQHMMMSMLTPILFALGGPVLLALRALPPAGRGTPPGPREWILAAVHNPVSRFMTQPVVAAVFFVAGFYALYLGGIFDEFVDSHGAHLLMNVHFLVSGYLFYWVVIGIDPKPRRVEPLTRLGMVFGSLPFHAFFGIALMSMSTVLGGWFYRSLGLGWNGNLLDDQHTGGSLAWATGEVPLVVVMLALLIQWSRSDKKLATRLDRAADRDEDAELASYNAMYAELARRDREVRK, from the coding sequence ATGTCGTCGCCGCAGGATTCGCCCACCGCTACAGCTGTTCAGGCGAATCGGTCGGGTTCAGGCGGGACGTACGCGGTGGTCGCGGCAATGGGCGGGGCGGTCGCGGCGGTGGTGGCGGCTCTGGTGGTCGGTCTCTCGGCCTCACAGGCGCTGAGCCTGCTGGGGATCCCGGATCCCGGCCCGTTGACCACATACGGATTGCCCGCGGTGCGAGCGATCGCGGATCTTGCCGCCGCGCTGACCATCGGATCACTGTTGTTCGCGGCGTTCTTCGTGCCGCCGCAGGCCAATGGGTTGCTCGATGTCGGCGGATATCGTGCGCTGCGACGCGCCGGGTACGCCGCGCTGGCATGGGCGGGCGCGGCGGCGCTGTTGGTGCCGCTGACCCTGTCGGATACCACCGGACAACCACTCCTGGACTCGCTGCGCCCGGAGGCGGTCTGGAGCGCGACGGCGCAGGTCGATGTGGCCGGATCATGGCGGTTCACCGTCTTCATGGTGCTCGCGGTGGCCGTCGGCTGCCGCTTGGTGCTGCGCTGGGGATGGACCCCGGTGCTGTTGGCGCTGGCTACGCTCTCGTTGCTCCCGGTCGCGCTGACCGGGCATTCATCTGCCGGTGGCGCGCATGACCTGGCGACCAATAGCCTGATACTGCATCTGGTTTCGATGTGCCTATGGGTTGGCGGGCTATACGCGGTGCTGGCATATGCCCTGCGTGATGGCGAGTACACGGCATTGGCCGCGCATCGATTTTCGAAGGTGGCGACGGTCTCCTACGCGGTGATCGCGATCAGCGGCGTGGTGAACGCGTTCGTTCGGGTGTCCTGGTCCGAGCTGTTCGACACCACCTACGGTCGTCTGATCCTCGCGAAGGCCGCCGCGCTGATTGTGCTCGGCGTCATCGGTTTCGCGCAGCGTCGCCGCGCTCTGCCCGCTCTCGAAGAGAATCCGAGTGACCGCCGTGCGCTTATCCGGTTCGCGAGCGTCGAGGTGCTGACATTCGCCGCGACCGTCGGTCTCGCGGTCGGTCTGGGGCGCACCCCGCCGCCCGAACTGCTGACCGTCCCGAGTCCCGCTGAGGTCGAGATCGGCTACAACCTCGCCGGTCCGCCCACCGCGGCGCGATTTGCCTTCGACTGGCGTTTCGATCTCATTTTCGGCAGCCTCGCCATCGTGTTGGCGGTGTTGTACGCGGTCGGTGTGCGGCGGCTGCGCGCTCGGGGGGATGCTTGGCCGGTCGGACGAATCATCGCCTGGATGTCCGGTTGCCTGGTGTTGCTGATCGCTACCAGTTCGGGCGTCGGGCGCTATGCCCCGGCGATGTTCAGCGTGCATATGGCGCAGCACATGATGATGTCGATGCTGACGCCGATCCTGTTCGCACTCGGCGGTCCGGTGCTCCTGGCCCTGCGGGCGTTGCCCCCCGCCGGTCGTGGCACACCCCCGGGGCCGCGTGAATGGATTCTGGCGGCCGTGCACAACCCGGTGTCGCGCTTCATGACTCAACCCGTGGTGGCGGCGGTGTTCTTCGTTGCCGGTTTCTACGCGCTGTATCTGGGCGGCATCTTCGACGAGTTCGTCGACTCGCACGGTGCGCACCTGCTGATGAACGTGCACTTCCTGGTGAGCGGTTACCTCTTCTACTGGGTGGTCATCGGTATCGACCCCAAGCCGCGGCGGGTGGAGCCGCTCACCAGACTCGGCATGGTGTTCGGTTCGCTGCCGTTCCACGCCTTCTTCGGTATCGCGCTGATGAGTATGAGCACGGTGCTCGGCGGCTGGTTCTACCGCAGTCTGGGTCTGGGCTGGAACGGCAATCTGCTCGACGATCAGCACACCGGAGGCAGCCTCGCGTGGGCAACCGGTGAAGTGCCGCTGGTGGTGGTGATGCTGGCACTGCTCATCCAATGGTCCCGCAGCGACAAGAAACTGGCGACCAGGCTGGATCGCGCCGCCGACCGGGACGAGGACGCGGAACTCGCCTCGTACAACGCCATGTACGCCGAGCTCGCTCGGCGTGATCGAGAGGTACGCAAGTGA
- a CDS encoding tyrosine-type recombinase/integrase, producing MGQDLDAIPELLEDFTTELRRANRTKATIDTYSRDIGYFVTFLEAQGIEPMADALTRDNIGSYIEDTLNRPNRRTGRPVTADYAHRQYRSLQQFCKYLEAEEILAVNPFDRMTPPHVPDKPIPVPTVDALRQLLAECEGTDFADRRDTAIIRLMADIGPRINEITNLDIDALDFSENTVMVIGKGRRPRTLPFGDKTRIALRRYLRVRKSHTQARDDNPALWLGQRGRMTSSGIQQMLYRRGTAAGIGHLHPHQLRHFFAHNWLASGGQEQDLMMLAGWRSRQMIGRYARATAATRAVDAHRKARLGDKL from the coding sequence ATGGGGCAGGATCTCGACGCCATCCCGGAGCTGTTGGAGGACTTCACAACTGAGCTCCGGCGGGCGAATCGCACGAAGGCCACGATCGACACCTACAGCCGCGACATCGGGTACTTCGTGACCTTTCTCGAAGCGCAGGGCATCGAACCGATGGCGGACGCGCTCACCCGCGACAACATCGGAAGCTACATCGAAGACACGCTCAACCGCCCCAACCGCCGCACCGGGCGGCCGGTCACGGCCGACTACGCACACCGCCAGTACCGCAGCCTCCAGCAGTTCTGCAAGTACCTCGAAGCTGAAGAGATCCTGGCTGTCAATCCCTTCGACCGGATGACGCCGCCGCACGTACCGGACAAACCGATTCCGGTTCCCACTGTCGATGCGCTTCGCCAGCTCCTGGCCGAGTGTGAAGGTACCGACTTCGCCGACCGGCGCGACACCGCGATCATCCGGCTCATGGCCGATATCGGCCCGCGGATCAACGAGATCACAAACCTCGACATCGACGCCCTGGACTTCAGCGAGAACACCGTCATGGTCATCGGCAAAGGCCGTCGGCCGCGCACCTTGCCCTTCGGCGACAAAACCCGCATCGCGCTGCGGCGCTACCTCCGGGTCCGGAAATCGCACACCCAAGCCCGCGATGACAACCCGGCTCTATGGCTGGGGCAACGAGGCCGAATGACCAGTTCCGGAATCCAGCAGATGCTCTACCGCCGAGGTACCGCGGCAGGCATTGGCCACCTGCACCCTCATCAGCTACGGCACTTTTTCGCCCATAACTGGCTAGCCAGCGGCGGCCAGGAACAGGACCTAATGATGTTGGCCGGTTGGCGGTCCCGTCAGATGATCGGCCGATACGCGCGAGCAACCGCTGCGACTCGGGCTGTCGATGCCCACAGGAAGGCCCGACTTGGCGACAAGCTGTAG
- a CDS encoding 2'-5' RNA ligase family protein translates to MQIRPDVEQSDDSSRAAAFPAAAPESPTNEESIRENDWEAFQDVDLMENHWGRTSDSSASEAYYWYLTFDDPDLIAATERCQKNLDIDGLDLVPLDGLHITLMPIGSTDHVTDADIQAIADSANEYLDAVRSFRLSVGPLAGSRGAVRFSVSPWSELLDLHRITGKAIAEVLPDAYIAQTSNFRPHLGIGYSNRRQSAEPLISRVCKLRDVPPVTVDVNAIRIVRLRREGRAYRWDDVAVIELAATDV, encoded by the coding sequence GTGCAGATCAGACCTGATGTCGAACAGTCCGACGATTCCAGCCGGGCGGCTGCTTTCCCGGCCGCGGCACCGGAGTCGCCCACGAACGAGGAATCAATTCGCGAGAATGACTGGGAAGCGTTTCAGGATGTCGACCTCATGGAGAACCATTGGGGCCGGACCTCGGACTCATCTGCCAGTGAGGCGTACTACTGGTACTTGACCTTTGATGATCCGGATCTGATCGCTGCGACCGAGCGATGCCAGAAGAATCTCGATATCGATGGCTTGGACCTCGTGCCCCTCGATGGACTGCACATCACCCTCATGCCGATCGGTAGTACCGACCACGTGACCGATGCCGATATCCAGGCAATCGCTGATTCCGCGAACGAGTACCTGGACGCTGTTCGGTCGTTTCGATTGTCCGTCGGGCCACTGGCGGGCTCACGTGGGGCAGTTCGATTCTCAGTGTCGCCTTGGTCCGAGCTTCTGGACCTTCACCGAATCACAGGCAAAGCCATAGCTGAAGTGCTTCCGGATGCGTATATAGCTCAGACGAGCAACTTTCGTCCACACCTCGGCATCGGATACAGCAACCGCCGCCAATCGGCAGAGCCGCTCATCTCACGAGTCTGCAAACTTCGCGATGTTCCACCGGTCACCGTCGACGTCAATGCGATTCGAATCGTTCGTCTTCGTCGTGAAGGTCGCGCCTACCGTTGGGACGACGTGGCGGTCATCGAGCTCGCGGCTACTGACGTTTAG
- a CDS encoding helix-turn-helix domain-containing protein yields the protein MTQRPPTDSRPQIGQLISLRDAAALARVDIRTIRRWIDNGHLRAYRMGSRLVRVERHELLTIAKPIPAKHAQDNASRTYPDGAA from the coding sequence ATGACACAGAGACCCCCGACGGATTCGCGACCCCAGATCGGCCAGTTGATCAGCCTGCGCGACGCCGCCGCACTGGCGCGGGTGGATATCAGGACAATCCGCCGCTGGATCGACAACGGACACCTTCGGGCCTACCGCATGGGGTCGAGGCTTGTGCGAGTCGAGCGGCATGAGCTGCTCACTATCGCGAAGCCGATTCCCGCCAAACACGCTCAGGACAACGCATCTCGGACATATCCGGATGGTGCGGCATGA